One segment of Sminthopsis crassicaudata mitochondrion, complete genome DNA contains the following:
- the ND2 gene encoding NADH dehydrogenase subunit 2: protein MSPYVLIILSLSLLMGTCLTLFSNHWFTAWMGLEINTLAIIPLMTFPNNPRTMEAATKYFLTQATASMVMMFAIVYNAWMTNQWTLFQLSDQWASTSMTLALAMKLGLAPFHFWVPEVTQGISLLSGMILLTWQKIAPTAIIYQIAPCLDMNILITFALLSTILGGWGGLNQTHMRKILAYSSIAHMGWMVVIVHINPTMTILNLTIYIIATLTTFLTLNITNTTKVKSLGSLWNKSTPTTIIIMLTLLSLGGLPPLTGFMPKWLILQELIYNGNIATATIMALSALLNLFFYMRIIYASSLTMFPSTNNSKMQWFHHSMKPTTIIPTAAIISSLLLPLTPMFIMLT, encoded by the coding sequence ATGTCCCCATATGTATTGATCATCTTATCCCTAAGTCTTCTAATAGGCACATGTCTTACCTTGTTTAGCAACCATTGGTTCACAGCTTGAATAGGCTTAGAAATTAATACTCTAGCAATCATCCCTCTCATAACCTTTCCTAATAACCCTCGTACCATAGAAGCTGCAACAAAATATTTCCTCACACAAGCCACTGCCTCAATAGTAATAATATTTGCCATCGTATACAACGCATGAATAACAAACCAATGAACATTATTCCAACTCTCCGACCAATGAGCCAGTACCTCTATAACCCTAGCATTAGCTATAAAACTAGGACTAGCTCCTTTCCACTTCTGAGTGCCAGAAGTTACACAAGGAATTTCACTCCTATCCGGAATAATCCTTCTAACATGACAAAAAATTGCCCCCACAGCCATTATTTACCAAATTGCCCCATGCCTAGACATAAATATTCTTATCACCTTCGCACTTCTATCAACTATTTTAGGAGGATGAGGAGGGCTTAACCAAACACACATGCGAAAAATCTTAGCTTACTCCTCTATTGCTCATATGGGCTGAATAGTAGTAATTGTTCACATCAACCCTACAATGACTATTCTCAACCTGACTATCTACATTATCGCTACACTAACCACATTTTTAACCCTAAATATCACAAATACTACTAAAGTTAAATCACTTGGAAGCCTATGAAACAAATCCACACCAACAACTATCATTATTATACTGACACTCTTATCCTTAGGAGGTCTCCCACCCCTTACCGGATTTATGCCTAAATGACTTATTCTCCAAGAACTAATCTACAACGGAAACATTGCTACCGCCACTATTATAGCCCTTTCCGCCCTACTTAATCTATTCTTTTACATACGAATTATCTATGCATCAAGCCTCACCATATTCCCATCCACTAATAACTCAAAAATACAATGATTTCACCACTCAATAAAACCCACCACCATTATTCCTACAGCCGCCATCATCTCCTCATTATTACTTCCCCTCACCCCTATATTTATTATACTCACATAA